The segment GCGGGATCGGCATTCAGCGCTGGCCGGCCGCTGCTGGTGCGGTAGGCGTTTATGAGGCGCACTGCCTCCTCGGCGAGGCCGGCGGCGCTGGGAGGCGGCGTCGCGGTCGGCGCCGGAGTGCCGAAGGGAGTTGGCGAAGGCGTGGCACTGGGAGTGGCGGAAGCCTGGGCCGTGCCCGTGGCCCGGGCAGTTGAGGTTGCAAGGGGCGTGAACGGTACCGGGGTGGTAAGCGGCCCGGCGGTCGCCGCAAGCCGGGACGCGGAGGCCGGCGCACCGTCAGCGGACCGCGCGGACGGCAGGGACTGGCCGCCCAGTCTGACGTCCACGGCGGAGGTCGGCTCAGGTTCGGGCGTGAGGGCGAGGTCGGCGGCGGAGATGGGGACGCCGCAGCCGGCCAGCAGCAGGGGTGCCAGCAAGAGCAGTCGCCCCAGCGACCGCGGGCTCAAGTTAGTCGCCTCGACACTTC is part of the Dehalococcoidia bacterium genome and harbors:
- a CDS encoding CAP domain-containing protein — translated: MSPRSLGRLLLLAPLLLAGCGVPISAADLALTPEPEPTSAVDVRLGGQSLPSARSADGAPASASRLAATAGPLTTPVPFTPLATSTARATGTAQASATPSATPSPTPFGTPAPTATPPPSAAGLAEEAVRLINAYRTSSGRPALNADPALMAAAAAYARQMAEANWLACGCDFHTGPDGSQPEGRIARAGYPGRFRGEAITGGQGDAQSAVNAWLVSPPHAAIVLDTSATDIGIGYFYSASAAYGHFWVLIVGAR